Below is a window of Aquarana catesbeiana isolate 2022-GZ unplaced genomic scaffold, ASM4218655v1 unanchor228, whole genome shotgun sequence DNA.
gatagatagatccaaagaaatatatataaatatacatttaaaaaaaagattttttataaagTTTTCTCCCTATCTCTCCCCCCCTATTTTTCTTTATCTCTCTGTGCCCGGTGTTATGGTAACACATGTAAAACTGTCCATAAAGAGTCATACAAGGAAGCCTTATCTTTTCCAGACAGCTCAGTGTTTAGCAGCAAAGGTGATggatctcgatctcgatctctctctctctccttctctctctctctcactccttctctctctccctctctccttctctctctctctcgctatttttacatgtgtttcatttatttctattttttttatttttatatacaaaaattAAACATCAATCTCTCCTGCCCTCTttttaaacagtatatatatatatatatatatatatatatatattttttttttttttttttaatcgcctcTAGTATTCTTGTGTTTTTAGTttgatatttactgtatattttgtgtaattttattattttaaaattattgcaacaaaaatttttttttaatgatatatttttttatttatttttcttgtttgccGCTATACATTTGTGCTGACCGTCCTCAAGgtttccaaaaatgtaaaaaattacatcTTTAGTCTCTATTGCCTGGTATGTctccaaaaaatattgattttttattttcatcatctcctctcctccatttttgcctcctcctcctctctctctttctctctctcctctcattaattgtttttattttatttattttagatacaccacatctatccTGAGTGCACTCTTTTGATCAACATCTTTTATTGCAGGTAGGTAAATAAATATTAAACATAATTTGTCTTATTATTATCTTcaaatatattatgttttatatattttttttattatatttattaatgtatgatttattatttttattccatAGATTGAAGAGACAAGTGGATTTGATTTATTTCAAAACCATGCCAGAAAAATTTCCTTTAAATACATTGGTTTGATTtatttataaatatgtatatatggtatgttttattttttaaaccctCTGTTGTCTCCTCCATCTCTATCCTATAttctctatcctccatcttcctccccctttatcctctgtcctcctctatcctatatcctccATCTCTATCCTATATTCTCTATACTCCATCTTCCTCCCCTCTATCCTCcgtcctcctctatcctatatcctccatcttccttctCCTCCATCTCTATCCTATAttctctatcctccatcttcctccccctctatcctccgtcatcctcctcctctatcctccatctCTATCCTATAttctctatcctccatcttcctccccctctatcctccatCCTCCTTCTCTATcctatatcctccatcttccttctCCTCCATCTCTATCCTATAttctctatcctccatcttcctccccctctatcctccgtcatcctcctcctctatcctccatctCTATCCTATAttctctatcctccatcttcctccccctctatcctccatCCTCCTTCTCTATcctatatcctccatcttccttctCCTCCATCTCTATCCTATATTCTCTATCCTCCATCTTGCTCCCCCTCTATCCTCCGTCCTCCTCTATCCCATATGCTCCATCACCCTCCTCCTGTATCCTCTATCTTCCATCTTTCTTCCCCTCTACCCtccatcttccttctcctcctctatcctccatctttttcctcctcctctatcctccatcttccttctCTATCCTATATTCTCTGTCCTCCATCTTCCATCTATCTCCCCCTCTTTCCTAtatcctccagcttcctccccctcttttccatcctactcctccatcctccatcttCCTTATTCTCCATCTCTATCCTATATTCTCTGTCCTCCATCTtccatccttctccccctccatcctcctcctctatCCCATATCCTTCATCTTCCTCTcctatcttccatcttcctcctcctctatcctcctctatcctatatcctccatcttccttctCCTCCATCTCTATCCTATATTCTGTATCTCCCATCTTCCTCCCCTCTATCCTttgtcctcctcctctatcctccatcttccttctcctcctctatcctccatcttccgCCTCATCTATCCCaaacccttcctcctcctcctaatcctctatcttcctcctcctctatcctccatcttacttcttcctcctcctctatcccatatcctccatcttcctcctcctcctctatcctccatcttcctcctccccctctatcctataatttccatcttcctccatcttccttcttCCCCATCTCTATCCTATATTCTCTGTCCTCCATCttccatctttctccccctctatcctccgtcctcctctatcctatatcctccatcttcctccccctctatcctatatcttccatcttccttctcctCCATCTCTATCCTATATTCTCTATCTTCCTCCCCCTCTATTCTccgtcctcctcctctatcctccatctcccttctcctcctctatcctatatcctaCATCTTCCGCCTCATCTATCCTCCACCTTCTAATCCTCTATCTTCCTCCTCTATCCTCCaacttcctccatcttcctcctcctctatcccatatcctccatcttccttctCCTCCATTCTCTTCTACAGggacgtctttaaggcagggcaaaaggggcaggtGCCCTGTTACTAATGAgaagacacagggggagggggacacCTTAAGTTCATCCAAATTAGGTATAGGGGTATATACAAAGGTTCAGTAGACGGCCTAGAGTTGCCTACCTTAATTGCTGTACCCCTAATATCACAAATACCCTTTGTTGATTGAATCGACAATACTTAGTCAGCAATCAAACAagtggttgttcaatggaccatattgCATATacagaggaaaagaggaggggagaacCCCCAAagagatggtccgctcaagaacaagctagtgtaaacctaaataactttattCGTGTCACAATAGATACAGAACAACTATCCAACAACCATATATTAAAAATAGGACAAGGGTCCTATAttgcacaggtggccaccacaacATTCCACATACACCTATCACCATTCCTCCActgaagacgtcaaacggtgagctaaGTAGTACTCCAACACATAGGAGGTACACGGTCTATGGCTATTCACCGTCTGTCTTTATTGCATAAGATGTGAACTTGCCCCTTGGTTTGCCGCTACCTAGCTGATAATACCGGGACTTCCCATTTCCTTATGTTGCTTTGACATCTGTATCTATAGTTGGTTTCTTTACTTATATCTGGATGGAATTTCATcaatcaccagcacttgcactttactgaGGAAAGACCAAAGGCTTAATACTCAATTATTTATAACCCTATTCAGGAACTTTATGAAATTTTGAACAGACCCGGGTCTCCTCTATCATGATTCATATGTGTGCGAGTGCATGAGTGATAGGTGTATGTGGAATgttgtggtggccacctgtgcaaTATAGGACCCTTGTCCTATTTTTAATATATGGTTGTTGGATAGTTGTTCTGTATCTATTGTGACACGaataaagttatttaggtttaCACTAGCTTGTTCCTCTTTTCCTCTgccctgttactaatgctgcccagctctgccctattgtgtacagatgactcagctGCAGAccatgtttacatgtaaataccggcattgatatgtaaatagcagcggcattcatatgtaaatagccgcggcagcattctatgtaaacaaaggtggtattcatatgtatatcatgcccccctgaggtcatatccaccatcccctatactgaatgctaccctCTGGGGAGATAatggggcatgcttgaaagtcctgactacaactgtggtcattaagcttaccatcagcctgttctgcaaaaataaaaaaaataagcaaattggaggggggggggggggggtgcagagaaggaattacagtttggggtgcacaggtgagcaaggtccagtctatggtgtgcaggcagtgaggagatgatgtgctgtaatctctagcaaccaatcagtaagcatgTGCAGtaaccagtgagcagtattgatgtacagtaatctctagcaaccaatcaacaagcagaaatcatgtgctgtaacctctagcaactaatcagtgagctgatATGtttgctgtaacatctagcaaccaatcagtaagcggtaatgatacactgtaacctctggcaagcaATCgcatctgattcagtaaactgattttgagtctagctgctatttattgtatgtctcagagcaggtggagaccAAAACTGCATGggccccggccccccccccccaagaaattcttttcccagggtccaatcaatataaaAGATGGCCCTGCTCTTCTATCCTATATCCTCCACCGCTATCCTCTATCgtactatttctctctctctctcttttccctcacTCTTCTCTCGCTTGCTCTTCCCTCACTCGCTCTTCTCTAGTTCGCTCTCATGCTTGCTCTTCCCTCGCTCTTTCtatctctctcgctcttctctctctcggTCACTCTTCACTCGCTCttcccttgctctctctctctcaccccctcgcTCGCTCTTCCCTCATTCGCTTTTTTCTCATTCGCTCTTCCCTCATCCGCTCTTCCTCGATCACTCTTCTCTCGCTCgccaattgtttttttatttattccaaaccaagaaatttttgttttttctttgtattttttatttttttagtcattATGTTATCTGAAAATTGATTTGAAATTGTTATGttgtatagattttttttgttatctcaccTCTCTATctgtctcttcctctctctctcgctcttcccctctctctctctcgctcttcctccctctctttctcgGTCTCTCTGCCCTCGCTCTCGCTAGCTctttatgtgtatataatatatatttactgttattttataaataaatatatattttatatataaatatttaattgTAGGTGTTCTAATTAACTTAACAATATGTTTGTTTTACAATgtggatcaaataaaaaaaaaaaaaaaaaacacaaaaaaacaattatAGTTAAAATATGTTTTATTAACTTTaatagacaaacatttaaaaaccaaactcaaaaataaaaatttgagaaaaaaaaaaaaaaacatatttaaaaaaaagccaTTTCAGCAGCATCGTAGTCGTTACTGTAAAGACACCCAACATAACAAGCATTAGGGTCGGGAAACACTTCTCGCACAGCATTTACAGCACAGGAAGGAATCGGCCTTCTGTTTTCCTCCCCTAAGATGCCATATATCCAGGCTATGAATGTGCGATATGCTGTTTTTCTTAATCtcctaaaaataaaatgtttttaatatttacatatgtatttaaaattaaaaaatataaatattatttatCATCAATTCTATAGTATTATATGACTTACCTATTGTTGTTAGGATCCACAAGCGGGAGACCTTCCAGATGTTGCATGAGATGTGCTATCCTGACATGATGCGGATGTACTATTTGTGAACAGAAGGTATCTGCCTGAGTGATGCAAGTGAGTCCTTCCGGTATACAAAGAGCCACCTCCTCAATCTCACGGCAGCAACAAGACTCCACTTGCGTCGGCATGGATATACAACGTTCACACATGCACCACTGGATGTTCCCTATTCTGTCCGTTTCTATATCTTCAGATTCTATTGCGGAGGAATCATCGCTATTTGAGGGTAAGGTGGGATTCAGAGGAAAAGCTGGATCATCCTCTGGGGCAGGATATCTTGCAAATAATTGTTGTATGAGCATATTTCTCTAAAAAAtatcgaaaaaaaaaatgaattccaaaaatatacattaaaaaaaaaaaaaaaggaaaaaatgtttgtaTTATTAAATCAAACTAATTAGTAGCTCCTGACACAAAAGTTTTGGGACATAAAAATTAAAGAACATTAAAATACAGAAAGGGACAGGAGGGTCAAGCTTGTAGGGGTGTAGGAAATAGCAAAAGCAATTACATATGGGTGATATTTTATTAGGGGTGTCTAAGGTACAGTTCTTATGTTGTatttgtgtaatttcttcagtgttgtcacatgaaaagatagaataaaatattataaaaaaaaaaatattaagattcattaactcacatttgtgagatcctgtgtaatatatatatatatatatatatatatatatatatatatatatatatatatatatatatatatatatatacacacatatacacacacacacacacacacacacacacacacacacacacacacacacacacacatacatacatacatacatatatatatatatatatattttttttaaatatctctatatagatatatctatctttttacacacatatgtatgtataaaccgtataacactcacttttttccccttaaaatcaggggaaaatcgtgggtgtgtgttatacgccgatcccccgctgattgtgagcggcgGAGCAAGTCGCCGAGATACACGTGGCTGAGAGTACTCTGCTAGACTCGGGtctgctcacagtcccgccctatgatgggcataacacagggactgggcgtgactgtgaacagacccgagtacactcggctactctcggctccactcacagtcacgcccatcctgccattggacctgtgttatgtccatcatagggtgggactgggcaggactgtgagagaagccgaaagccgccgagatacacaggacatcccgttctgtatctcagcggcgccatttttaaactgaaaggctgaaaATGATACTGGAGCAATGTTGCAAttacaaggctacactgacaaggctgcaaatgacactgacaaggctgcattgatgggcatttaaatgtaagtttttttccttaaactgccctcctaaacttggggtgcgtgttatacacctatacacacacatacacaaaagagataggagagaaagagggaaagagatATAGGGATACAAAACATGACTTTGTATTGAACTTACTCTTTCCTCATGTGTCATTGAATTTATATTCCTGGAAGATGTTCCATCAGGAACTAATTCTGGAACTACAGTACTGTCCTAAAAATTAAAGTtagacaaagtaaaaaaaaaaaaaaaaaaaataataatattatattaaaaaaaaaaaaattttacttaccaTCACAATTTTGCCAACACGTTGAGTAATAATTGGTTATAATGTAAATGTTTCTTCTGATAAagtcagagtaaaaaaaaaaatatttaatttttacttCAAATTAAAATTTCTTTATAAAAACAAATTATTATCTTTAGAATATAtaggtcagtgcagccttgtccccagtggtcagtgcagccttgtccccagtgcccccgacatacacaagtttagtgtgtatttttaaatatggcgcagcggagttcggagggactcggcggcgctcgttcagctgaacgagcgccgccgagaacacagtgactgggcggagccgagatacacatagccgagggttctcggctcttctcggcgccattcacagtcacgcccagtcccgccattggacctgtgttatgtccatcatagggactgggcgtgactgaacggcgccgagaagagccgagaaccctcggctatgtgtatctcggctccgcccagtcactgtgt
It encodes the following:
- the LOC141121704 gene encoding uncharacterized protein translates to MDSTVVPELVPDGTSSRNINSMTHEERRNMLIQQLFARYPAPEDDPAFPLNPTLPSNSDDSSAIESEDIETDRIGNIQWCMCERCISMPTQVESCCCREIEEVALCIPEGLTCITQADTFCSQIVHPHHVRIAHLMQHLEGLPLVDPNNNRRLRKTAYRTFIAWIYGILGEENRRPIPSCAVNAVREVFPDPNACYVGCLYSNDYDAAEMAFF